A region from the Alnus glutinosa chromosome 5, dhAlnGlut1.1, whole genome shotgun sequence genome encodes:
- the LOC133868482 gene encoding nudix hydrolase 15, mitochondrial — MGSNNLGGVLERLEELAQQFGLGRPRPSADDAISIQQALGSNKTKRAAVLICLFQGPHGDLRVILTKRASTLSSHSGEVSLPGGKREEGDADDVETALREAKEEIGLDPSLVSLVTVLEPFVNKIGLTVVPVIGILSDKKAFSPSPNAAEVEAIFDAPLEMFLKDENRRAEEREWMGDKYLLHYFDYEAENEKYVIWALTAGILIRVASLVFQRPPAFLERSPKFWNRATDSNTTSP; from the exons ATGGGTTCCAACAACCTCGGAGGAGTGCTAGAGAGGCTGGAAGAGTTAGCTCAACAATTCGGACTTGGCAGACCTCGTCCCTCGGCCGATGATGCGATTTCGATACAACAAGCGTTGGGATCCAACAAGACCAAGCGAGCCGCAGTTCTGATCTGCCTCTTCCAAGGTCCCCATGGCGATCTGCGAGTCATCCTCACCAAGCGAGCTTCAACTCTCTCTTCTCACTCCG GTGAAGTTTCGTTGCCGGGCGGGAAGAGAGAGGAAGGCGATGCTGATGACGTAGAGACGGCGTTGAGGGAGGCTAAGGAGGAGATTGGCTTGGACCCTTCGCTTGTTAGTCTTGTTACCGTTCTTGAACCATTTGTGAATAAG ATTGGTCTGACAGTAGTTCCTGTGATTGGTATCCTTTCTGATAAGAAAGCATTCAGTCCAAGTCCCAATGCTGCTGAAGTGGAAGCAATTTTCGATGCTCCCTTAGAAATGTTTCTCAAG GACGAGAATAGGAGAGCAGAGGAGAGAGAATGGATGGGAGACAAGTATCTACTGCATTACTTCGATTATGAAGCAGAGAATGAGAAGTATGTGATATGGGCTTTGACTGCCGGAATCTTGATTAGGGTGGCATCACTAGTCTTCCAGCGGCCACCGGCATTTCTTGAGCGGAGCCCCAAATTCTGGAATAGAGCCACCGACAGCAATACTACTTCACCATAG
- the LOC133868481 gene encoding magnesium-chelatase subunit ChlI, chloroplastic, with protein sequence MASILGTSSTAILASRSLSSTGSKPSIPSLTLTPGQINGRKFYGGIGIHGKRGRSQFRVAVTNVATDINSVEQAQKLAAKESQRPVYPFAAIVGQDEMKLCLLLNVIDPKIGGVMIMGDRGTGKSTTVRSLVDLLPEIEVVAGDPYNSDPEDPECMGIEVRESTIKGEKLSVVTAKINMVDLPLGATEDRVCGTIDIEKALTEGVKAFEPGLLAKANRGILYVDEVNLLDDHLVDVLLDSAASGWNTVEREGISISHPARFILIGSGNPEEGELRPQLLDRFGMHAQVGTVRDAELRVKIVEERARFDRNPKEFRGSYKAEQEKLQQQISSARSSLSSVQIDRDLKVKISKVCSELNVDGLRGDIVTNRAAKALAALKGRDNVTPEDIATVIPNCLRHRLRKDPLESIDSGLLVIEKFYEVFS encoded by the exons ATGGCGTCAATACTGGGAACTTCCTCAACTGCGATCCTGGCCTCTCGGTCCCTCTCTTCTACGGGCTCCAAGCCTTCCATTCCCTCTCTCACTCTAACCCCAG GGCAGATTAATGGGAGGAAGTTTTATGGAGGGATTGGGATTCATGGAAAGCGGGGGAGATCTCAGTTCCGTGTTGCAGTTACCAATGTTGCCACGGACATCAACTCTGTTGAACAG GCCCAGAAGCTTGCTGCGAAGGAAAGCCAGAGACCGGTATATCCTTTTGCTGCTATTGTTGGACAGGATGAGATGAAACTATGCCTTCTGCTAAATGTGATTGATCCCAAGATTGGAGGTGTCATGATCATGGGTGATAGGGGAACGGGGAAATCCACTACTGTTAGGTCCTTGGTTGATTTGCTTCCTGAAATTGAGGTAGTAGCTGGTGATCCATATAATTCAGATCCAGAAGATCCAGAATGCATGGGCATAGAAGTCAGAGAAAGTACCATAAAAGGAGAGAAACTGTCTGTTGTCACGGCCAAAATCAACATGGTTGATTTGCCATTGGGTGCAACAGAAGATAGGGTCTGTGGGACAATTGACATTGAGAAAGCCCTCACTGAGGGTGTCAAGGCATTTGAGCCTGGCCTTCTAGCTAAAGCTAATAGAGGAATTCTTTATGTGGACGAAGTTAATCTTTTGGATGACCACTTAGTGGATGTTTTATTGGATTCTGCTGCCTCAGGTTGGAACACAGTGGAGAGAGAGGGTATTTCAATCTCACATCCAGCTCGGTTTATTCTCATTGGCTCCGGCAATCCAGAAGAAGGTGAGCTCAGGCCACAGCTGCTTGATCGGTTTGGAATGCACGCACAAGTGGGGACTGTCAGGGATGCAGAGCTGAGGGTCAAGATTGTGGAGGAGAGAGCTCGTTTTGATAGGAATCCCAAGGAATTCAGGGGTTCTTACAAGGCGGAGCAAGAAAAGCTCCAACAACAAATTTCCTCAGCTAGAAGTTCTCTTTCTTCTGTTCAGATTGATCGCGATCTCAAGGTGAAAATATCCAAGGTTTGTTCAGAATTGAATGTTGATGGATTGAGAGGAGACATTGTGACAAACAGAGCTGCAAAAGCTCTAGCTGCTCTGAAGGGAAGAGATAATGTAACTCCAGAGGATATTGCTACTGTAATTCCTAACTGCTTAAGACACCGCCTTCGGAAGGATCCCTTGGAGTCCATCGACTCGGGTTTACTTGTCATTGAAAAATTCTATGAGGTGTTTAGCTGA
- the LOC133867769 gene encoding spermidine sinapoyl-CoA acyltransferase produces the protein MQVKVAKTTLVSPSTPPFHQDHVLSLSHLDTDPNLRLTFRYLRAYLNTPATHPNPPSDPSHVISNALSSALVHYYPLAATLRRRPGDHRLEVFCTAGQAVPLVHSTVDCTLDSVNYLDDPDAHFVEQVVPDPSPEEGLINPCVLQVTVFKCGGFTLGAAIHHSLCDGLGGTQFFNAMAELARGASRLSVEPVWDRASLLGPREPPRVEVPIHEFLSLDKEFLPYSHASLGQVVREWFHVRDECLDLIKTMLFERSGLRFTTFEALGAFIWRAKVKASGVPGEENVKFAYSINIRKQVKPPLPVGYWGNGCVAMYVKLSAKEVAEKPIWETAELIRKSKNNATDEYVRSFIDFQDRHYGDGITAGKRVSGFTDWRHLGHSTVDFGWGGPVTVLPLSNNLLGSVEPCFFLPYSSASAGRKDGFKVLVTLEESAVPAFREEMSKFSSPEFGWA, from the exons ATGCAAGTCAAAGTCGCAAAGACCACCCTCGTGTCCCCCTCCACACCACCCTTCCACCAAGACcatgtcctctctctctcccacctCGACACCGACCCCAACCTCCGACTCACCTTTCGTTACCTCCGCGCCTACCTTAACACCCCCGCCACTCACCCTAACCCACCCTCCGACCCCTCTCACGTCATATCCAACGCGCTCTCCTCCGCTCTCGTCCACTACTACCCTCTCGCCGCCACCCTCCGCCGCCGACCAGGCGACCACCGCCTTGAGGTGTTTTGCACTGCTGGCCAAGCCGTCCCTCTTGTTCATTCCACTGTCGACTGTACGCTTGACTCGGTGAACTACCTCGACGACCCGGATGCGCATTTTGTGGAACAGGTGGTTCCTGACCCGAGCCCGGAGGAGGGGCTGATCAACCCGTGTGTGCTACAGGTCACGGTGTTCAAGTGTGGGGGTTTTACTCTCGGAGCTGCGATACACCACTCGCTGTGTGATGGACTCGGCGGGACTCAGTTCTTCAATGCAATGGCTGAGTTGGCTCGGGGGGCGAGTCGGCTGTCGGTTGAGCCGGTGTGGGATAGGGCGAGCTTGTTGGGGCCCAGAGAGCCGCCCAGAGTTGAGGTTCCGATCCATGAGTTTTTGAGTTTGGATAAGGAGTTTTTACCGTACAGCCATGCCAGTCTTGGTCAGGTTGTGAGGGAGTGGTTTCATGTAAGGGACGAGTGCTTGGACCTTATAAAGACGATGCTGTTTGAGCGGTCTGGGTTGCGATTCACCACGTTTGAAGCTTTGGGTGCTTTCATATGGCGAGCCAA GGTTAAAGCCTCCGGGGTTCCAGGTGAAGAGAATGTGAAGTTTgcatattcaatcaatataCGGAAACAGGTAAAGCCACCATTACCTGTGGGTTATTGGGGCAATGGTTGCGTTGCAATGTACGTGAAGCTTAGCGCCAAAGAGGTGGCAGAGAAACCCATTTGGGAAACGGCGGAGCTGATCAGAAAGAGCAAAAACAATGCCACCGATGAATACGTTCGGTCGTTTATTGACTTCCAGGATCGTCATTATGGCGACGGGATCACGGCAGGAAAAAGAGTGAGTGGATTCACAGACTGGCGGCACTTGGGCCACTCAACGGTGGATTTTGGCTGGGGTGGCCCTGTGACTGTTTTGCCGCTTTCAAATAACCTTCTTGGAAGCGTTGAGCCTTGCTTTTTCTTGCCTTATTCCTCGGCAAGTGCCGGTAGGAAGGATGGTTTCAAGGTGTTGGTGACTTTAGAAGAGAGTGCGGTGCCTGCTTTCAGGGAAGAGATGAGCAAGTTTAGCAGCCCAGAATTTGGGTGGGCTTGA